One Spinacia oleracea cultivar Varoflay chromosome 4, BTI_SOV_V1, whole genome shotgun sequence DNA segment encodes these proteins:
- the LOC110792806 gene encoding uncharacterized protein, giving the protein MGSEGPAPSAVTVHVTGFKKFHGVAENPTETIARNLKEYMEKKGLPKGLTLGSCNVLETAGLGAVAPLHQTLQSAINGNDSELPNSGTVIWLHLGVNSGAMRFAIENQAVNEATFRCPDEMGWKPQKVQIIPTDGEISRTRKTMLPVEDITSTLAKKGYEVMTSEDAGRFVCNYVYYHSLWFAEQHGTKSLFVHVPLFSTINEETQMQFVASLLEVLASSP; this is encoded by the exons ATGGGTTCAGAAGGTCCTGCACCATCAGCAGTAACAGTTCATGTGACAGGTTTTAAGAAGTTCCATGGAGTTGCAGAAAATCCAACAGAGACAATTGCGCGTAATCTGAAAGAATACATGGAGAAGAAGGGTTTACCAAAAGGGTTAACTCTAGGTAGCTGCAATGTTCTTGAAACTGCAGGACTCGGGGCAGTTGCTCCTCTTCATCAGACGCTGCAATCTGCCATTAACGGGAATGATTCAGAATTGCCAAATTCTGGGACTGTTATTTGG TTGCATTTAGGAGTTAACAGTGGTGCTATGCGATTTGCCATCGAGAATCAGGCTGTCAACGAAGCCACTTTTCGCTGCCCTGATGAAATGGGATGGAAACCTCAG AAAGTCCAGATTATTCCCACAGATGGAGAGATTTCTAGAACAAGAAAG ACAATGCTCCCTGTCGAGGACATTACATCAACTTTGGCGAAGAAAGGTTACGAGGTGATGACATCGGAAGATGCAGGGCGGTTTGTTTGTAACTACGTGTACTACCATTCACTCTGGTTCGCAGAGCAACACGGGACAAAGTCCCTATTTGTACATGTTCCCCTTTTCTCTACTATAAACGAGGAAACCCAGATGCAGTTTGTAGCTTCCCTATTGGAGGTACTTGCATCCTCGCCCTAG
- the LOC110792797 gene encoding F-box/LRR-repeat protein At4g14103-like: MKMNNNVKGRERERGRRQEEDRLSSLPDDILTIILTCLPINSAAATSVLSTRWRHLWTGVTNFVVLSDSGKDDDDDDDILFVQKLIKLTSLKLHNFHIELKSLSTFSQISKFFISNVFSNTLRDQELCFREVCRRDVENIDIFCPDEKNRYFLLVPDFVFKTKSLVSLTLGFVYICFDMPENVAIQLPNLKNLHLRFLSRIPPWLETLCKSSPLLEVLDLKFMLLDTEPPCIANVFATNLKSLRIETHYYASQTHRNKFFINAPKLEYLNIIDSSSCYYLTQNPTTLLEASLDLTITRTITAMVGDDDYRKDMVKFVRRMCNVSNNLHLRLDRNSNIIRYLVNHGVMFGNLATLILDLKGIGLSGWKDLLLCLQCFPNLKNLVVHHYFHMIWYPPSNEPPDCLVKKLKSITIFGLIGLTRELELIAYLLSTATVLEELVIRDGLCLGYDLRKSLFDLPRASSTCVIWVTASSNEDILSEESLLNVWF; encoded by the coding sequence ATGAAGATGAACAACAATGTCAAAGGGCGAGAACGAGAACGAGGGCGAAGACAAGAAGAAGACAGGTTGAGTTCACTTCCAGACGATATCTTAACCATAATACTCACTTGCCTCCCTATCAATTCCGCTGCTGCCACCTCCGTCCTATCCACCCGATGGCGTCACCTCTGGACCGGAGTCACCAACTTTGTCGTATTGTCTGATTCCGGCAAAGACGACGACGACGACGACGACATCCTTTTTGTACAAAAGCTCATAAAGCTGACCTCTTTGAAACTGCACAACTTTCATATTGAATTGAAATCTCTATCTACCTTTTCACAAATATCTAAGTTTTTCATATCTAACGTTTTTTCAAATACACTAAGAGATCAAGAATTATGCTTCCGTGAAGTTTGCCGTCGAGATGTGGAGAATATCGATATCTTCTGCCCGGATGAGAAAAATAGATACTTTCTTTTAGTGCCGGACTTTGTGTTTAAAACCAAATCTCTGGTAAGTTTAACTTTGGGTTTCGTGTATATTTGTTTTGATATGCCTGAAAACGTAGCTATTCAACTCCCTAATTTGAAGAATCTTCATTTGCGCTTTCTTTCCCGGATCCCTCCTTGGTTAGAAACTCTATGTAAGTCTAGCCCTTTATTGGAAGTTTTAGATTTAAAGTTCATGTTACTAGACACTGAGCCGCCTTGTATTGCCAATGTATTTGCTACCAATCTGAAGTCATTGAGGATAGAGACTCATTATTACGCAAGTCAGACACATCGCAACAAATTCTTCATCAATGCACCCAAATTGGAATACCTGAATATAATTGATAGCTCTTCATGTTATTACTTGACCCAAAATCCAACTACATTACTGGAAGCATCACTTGATTTGACCATAACTAGAACTATAACTGCAATGGTTGGAGATGATGATTATCGAAAAGACATGGTCAAGTTTGTTAGAAGAATGTGTAATGTTAGTAACAATCTTCACTTGAGACTAGATAGAAACTCCAATATAATCCGTTACCTTGTAAATCATGGAGTTATGTTTGGTAATCTAGCCACTCTTATATTAGATTTGAAAGGGATTGGTCTGAGTGGGTGGAAGGATTTGCTGCTTTGTTTGCAATGTTTTCCAAACTTAAAGAATCTTGTGGTGCATCATTATTTTCATATGATTTGGTATCCACCAAGTAATGAACCACCAGATTGTTTGGTGAAGAAACTCAAGAGCATAACAATATTTGGATTGATTGGGTTAACTCGTGAGCTTGAATTGATAGCTTACCTTCTGAGTACTGCAACTGTTTTAGAAGAGCTTGTGATAAGAGATGGACTATGTTTGGGATATGATCTTCGTAAGTCGTTGTTCGATCTTCCAAGGGCCTCTTCGACTTGTGTGATTTGGGTTACAGCATCAAGTAATGAAGATATTCTATCTGAAGAATCCTTGCTCAACGTATGGTTTTAG